CGCCATGAAGGCCGTCGCGAGGTTGACCAGCAGCCAGGGCAGGCGCAGGCGCACCGAGCGCGCCGGCGCGGTGGCCAGGCTCTCCTGGGTGTCGAGGTTGGCCAGGTGGTAGAGGTCTTTGGTCGCGGCCTCTTCCACCACGTCGAGCACGTCGTCGACGGAGATCGAGCCGACGAGTCGTCCGTCCTCGTCGATGACCGGCACCAGCAGCAGGTCGTAACGCGAGAAGACCCGGGCGACCTCGTCTTCCGGCGTGTCGACGCGGACCGTCACCACCTCGCGGTTCATGATCTCGCGGAGCGGTCGGTGCGGCTCGGCGGTGACCAGATGCCAGAGGTTGACGATCCCGAGCAGGTGGCGGCGTTCGTCGGTGACGTAGAGATAGAACAGCCGGCGCTCCTCGGCGAGGCGGCGCAGGCGCTCGACCGCCTCGGCGACCGACAGGTCGGCGGGGAAGGGCGGCAGGTCGGGGCTCATCAGCCCGCCGGCGGTCTGCGGCCCGTAGCGAAGGAGGTTCCCCACCCGGGTGGCGAAGGCCGGCTCGAAGCGCTCGAGCAACGTCTCGCGGCGTTCGTCGGGGAGGATCTGCAGGAGGTCGACCACGTCCGAGGGTGGGAGGCGCGACAGCAGACCGTCGACGAGCTCGTCGGAGGCGGAGGAGAGGACGAGCCGCTGCGTCTCCTCATCGAGCTCGCGCAGTGTCCGTGCGGCCAGGTTGAGCTCGAGGAGGGCCTCGAGAAGCCGCTCCTGCTCGCCCGGCGGGAGCTGCGCGAAGAGCTGCGCGATGTCGGCCGGATGCAGGCGCAGCAGCAGTCGTTTGGCCTGCTTGGCGTACGCCGGTTCTCGCAGCAGACGCAGGAGCAGACGCTGCCGCTGTCCGCGAGCTAGCGGCTCGGAGCGCAAGGTGCGCAGCGTCCGCATGGTGGCGAGCGGCGAGGCGGAGGGCGGCATCGGCAAGATGATAGGATGAATTGATTACACGATGATTCAAGAGCTCTTTCGCCTCGGCCCTCTCGTCATCAGCCCCTTCGGCGTTCTCATGGTGGCGGCGTTTCTCGTCGCCTACTGGGAGTTGCTGCGCAATCTCCGCCAGGCGCGCCTCGGCGACGAAGAGGACGCCAGCGCGATCCTCTTCGCTGCCGGGATCGGCGGCATCGTCGGCGCCAAGGTCTACTACGCGGCGCTCTACGCCGACTGGCACCTGCTCTTCTCGCGCTCCGGCCTCGTCTGGTACGGCGGCTTCGCGCTGGGAACGGCGGCGGTCCTCTGGGTGGCGTTTCGTCGCCGTCTCCCCGGCTGGCGTCTCGCGGACGCCGCCGCGCCGGGATTGGCGCTCGGTTACGGCGTCGGCCGCATCGGCTGCTTCCTCGTCGGCGACGACTACGGCCGACCGACCGATCTGCCGTGGGGGATCAAGTTCGCCAACGGCCTGCCGCCGACCGAGGCCGGATACCTCCGCTCGGAGTTCGGCGTCCCGTTGCCGGCCTCGATCCCGGACTCGCAGTTGCTCGCGGTGCACCCGACGCAGCTCTACGAGACCGCGGCCGGACTGCTCATCTGGTGGATCGGCCGTCGCCTCCTCGCCCGTGGGCTCCCTTCAGGCGTCACCGCGCTCGTCGTGCTCTCGCTGCTGGCCGTAGAGCGTTTCGGCGTCGAGCTGGTGCGTGCCAAGGACGATCGCTTCCTCGGTCCGTTCACGCTCGCCCAGGCGATTGCCGCGACGATCTTCGTGGCGAGCCTGCTGCTGATCCGCAGCCGGCGACGCGCGGTCGGAGCGTGATGGGCGCCGACGAGCCGCTCGATCTGCTGGTGGTGGGCGCCGGCCCGACCGGCCTCTCGACAGCCGCTGCGGCGCTCGCCGCCGGGCTCTCGGTGCGGGTGGTCGATCGCGGGGCGATCACCGACTCGATCCAGCGCTTCCCGACCGACGTCGTCTTTTTCAGCACGCGCGAGCGGCTGGCGATCGCCGGGGTGCCGTTCGCCATTCCGGAAGAGAAGCCGACACGACGCCAGGTTCTTGCCTACTACCGGGCGGTCGCCTCGTCGCTCGGCATCCCCCTGGCCTTGCACGAGGAGGTGGTGGGGATCGAACGGGACGGCGCCGAGCTCGTCGTTCGCGGGCGGCGCCGCGGGGGTGAGACGCAGCGGCGGGCGCGCGCCGTCGCTCTCGCGGTCGGCTATTTCGACACGCCGCGTCGACTCGGCGTGCCCGGGGAAGCGGCCTCCTGGGTCCGCCATCGCTACGTCGAGCCCTACGCGCACTTCGGCGAGCGGGTGTTGATGGTCGGGGGCGGCAACTCGGCAGCCGAGGCGGCGCTCGACCTCTGGCGCTCCGGTGCCCGCGTGCTGCTGGTGCATCGCGGTCCGGCACTCAAGGCGACGGTCAAGTACTGGCTCCGCCCGGATGTCGAGAATCGGATCGCCGAAGGGTCGATCGAGGCTCGGTTCAGCACGCGGGTGACCGCCTTCGAGGACGGCGCCGTCCGGCTGGAAGGCCCGGCCGGGGAGGAGCGCATCGAGGTCGACGCGGCGTACGTCCTGGCGGGCTACGAGCCGGACTTCGCGCTCGTCCGCGCCGCCGGGGTGACGATCGACCCGACGACCGGCGTGCCGCGCTTCGATCCGACGACCTGCGAGAGCGATGTTCCGGGGATCTTCATCGTCGGCACGCTCCAGGCGGGCTTCGCGACCCACTCGATCTTCATCGAGAGCTCGCGGGAGCACGGCCCGCGGCTCGTCCAGCACCTCGCCTCCCGACTCGGCCCCCGGTCCCGTCGGGATCTGGCCTGAGACTTGCTAAGC
This genomic window from Holophagales bacterium contains:
- the mgtE gene encoding magnesium transporter gives rise to the protein MPPSASPLATMRTLRTLRSEPLARGQRQRLLLRLLREPAYAKQAKRLLLRLHPADIAQLFAQLPPGEQERLLEALLELNLAARTLRELDEETQRLVLSSASDELVDGLLSRLPPSDVVDLLQILPDERRETLLERFEPAFATRVGNLLRYGPQTAGGLMSPDLPPFPADLSVAEAVERLRRLAEERRLFYLYVTDERRHLLGIVNLWHLVTAEPHRPLREIMNREVVTVRVDTPEDEVARVFSRYDLLLVPVIDEDGRLVGSISVDDVLDVVEEAATKDLYHLANLDTQESLATAPARSVRLRLPWLLVNLATAFMAASVVGLFLGTIEKYAVLAMFMPIVAGMGGNAGTQTLTVMVRGLALGEMDLRRTMRVVGRQTAVGLMNGLATGLVLGSVAWLWEGNVVLGAILLLAETVNLTVAGLFGASVPLLLRRLQLDPALGSSIFVTTATDVGGFMSFLGTATLLLRYLQP
- a CDS encoding prolipoprotein diacylglyceryl transferase; protein product: MIQELFRLGPLVISPFGVLMVAAFLVAYWELLRNLRQARLGDEEDASAILFAAGIGGIVGAKVYYAALYADWHLLFSRSGLVWYGGFALGTAAVLWVAFRRRLPGWRLADAAAPGLALGYGVGRIGCFLVGDDYGRPTDLPWGIKFANGLPPTEAGYLRSEFGVPLPASIPDSQLLAVHPTQLYETAAGLLIWWIGRRLLARGLPSGVTALVVLSLLAVERFGVELVRAKDDRFLGPFTLAQAIAATIFVASLLLIRSRRRAVGA
- a CDS encoding NAD(P)-binding domain-containing protein, which codes for MGADEPLDLLVVGAGPTGLSTAAAALAAGLSVRVVDRGAITDSIQRFPTDVVFFSTRERLAIAGVPFAIPEEKPTRRQVLAYYRAVASSLGIPLALHEEVVGIERDGAELVVRGRRRGGETQRRARAVALAVGYFDTPRRLGVPGEAASWVRHRYVEPYAHFGERVLMVGGGNSAAEAALDLWRSGARVLLVHRGPALKATVKYWLRPDVENRIAEGSIEARFSTRVTAFEDGAVRLEGPAGEERIEVDAAYVLAGYEPDFALVRAAGVTIDPTTGVPRFDPTTCESDVPGIFIVGTLQAGFATHSIFIESSREHGPRLVQHLASRLGPRSRRDLA